GAACGTCTTTGGTTGCATTGCGTGTATCGACAACTAACGGTGCATATTGGACGATTTGATCATAGTCTATAGCACTGTGATCGGTGATAATCAGGACACAGTCGGCCTCCTGCAATACATTCGGGGTTAGCTGGATGCTTTCCAGATGCATGGTGCTGCCGCCATGCGGCTCGATCACCGGTACGTAAGGGTCATGGTAGCTTAAGATGGCCCCTTCCTTGCGCAGAAGTTCCATGATGATCAGGGCCGGTGATTCGCGGACATCCTCAATATCCTTTTTATAAGCGACACCTACGACCAGGAGTTTGGCATCCTTAACGCTCTTATTCATGGAATTTAAAGCCCGGTATACTTTATTGACGACATAAGAAGAGACTTCAACATTGATCTCGCCGGCCAGTTCAATAAAGCGGGTATGAAAGTCATACTCTCTGGCCTTCCAGGTAAGGTAGAACGGATCAATCGGAATGCAGTGGCCGCCAACACCCGGTCCCGGATAAAACGTATGGATACCAAAAGGTTTCGTCGAAGCAGCCTCGACGATCTCCCAAACATCAAGCCCCATCCGATCGCATAATAGCATCATTTCATTCACGAGTGCGATATTGACTGCGCGGTAGGTATTTTCAAATACTTTGGTAAGTTCCGCTGCCGCCGGTGAACTGACCGGTACGACATTTACAATGGTCTGTGCATATAAGGTATAAGCAATCTCCAGGCAGTAAGGCGTTACGCCGCCGACAACTTTGGAGGTGTTCTTCGTTGAAAAACGCTTGTTACCGGGATCAACTCTTTCCGGCGAAAAGGCCAAGAAAAAGTCTTGCCCGACTTTAAGCCCCGACTGTTCCAGAATCGGCAGGATCACTTCTTGCGTGGTTCCAGGATATGTCGTACTCTCAAGTGTGACAAGCTGTCCCTGACGAATGGTTTTTCCGACTTCCTCAGCGGAAGCCTTCATATAAGAAATATCAGGATCCCTGGTAATGGTCAGCGGTGTCGGTACACAAATGATCACCACATCACAGTCGGCAAGTTTGGTAAAATCAGTGGTTGCCTGAAGGATCTTTTTATCGACAAGTTCTTTAAGCTCCTCGTTCTTGACGTCTCCGATATAGTTTTCTCCGGCTGATACCATGGCAACTTTCTCTGCATTAATATCAAATCCGAGAACTGGGAAACCAACCTTACCTTTCTCAACTGCCAGTGGCAGGCCAACATAACCAAGACCGATCACGCCGATCCGGGCGGTATGGTTTTCAATTTTCTTTTTGAGTTCCAGGGCAACAGGATGATTCTGCGTAATGACATTTTTAACTTCCAACATAGAAGTTCCTCCTTATATCTGTGGTGCAAGCGTTTATCTGTGATGCAAGCGTTCATGATGGTCAAGACTGCGCTGCCTAAGTTTTTATGGTCTTCCCAAAGTCAGGAAGAAGTGTCCTGATGGAAGTGTTGATTTCCTCCCTGTTCATATAGCTGCCACGCTCGCGTATTTTCTGCACCAGTCCTTCGATCGCCTCGTGATCAATATGGTTGGGCCTTGCTACGAAAATACGTTTATGTTTCGTTGCCGTCGTGCCTTCTTCCGAAGTCAGAATCTCTTCAAAAAGTTTCTCTCCGGGTCTCACGCCGGTAAACTCAACTTGAATATCTTTACCCGGTTCAAAACCTGATAAACGGATAAGGTCCTTGGCCAGATCAACGATCTTCACAGGCTTGCCCATATCAAGAATAAAGATTTCTCCGCCTGAGGCCATCGCGCCGGCCTGAATGACCAGTTGGCTTGCTTCGGGGATGGTCATAAAGTAACGGGTCATCCTAGGATCCGTTACCGTTACCGGTCCCCCCGCCATAATCTGCTTTTTAAATGTCGGGATGACGCTTCCACGGCTTCCGAGAACATTGCCAAAGCGAACGGCGA
This genomic stretch from Dehalobacter restrictus DSM 9455 harbors:
- a CDS encoding nucleotide sugar dehydrogenase, which codes for MLEVKNVITQNHPVALELKKKIENHTARIGVIGLGYVGLPLAVEKGKVGFPVLGFDINAEKVAMVSAGENYIGDVKNEELKELVDKKILQATTDFTKLADCDVVIICVPTPLTITRDPDISYMKASAEEVGKTIRQGQLVTLESTTYPGTTQEVILPILEQSGLKVGQDFFLAFSPERVDPGNKRFSTKNTSKVVGGVTPYCLEIAYTLYAQTIVNVVPVSSPAAAELTKVFENTYRAVNIALVNEMMLLCDRMGLDVWEIVEAASTKPFGIHTFYPGPGVGGHCIPIDPFYLTWKAREYDFHTRFIELAGEINVEVSSYVVNKVYRALNSMNKSVKDAKLLVVGVAYKKDIEDVRESPALIIMELLRKEGAILSYHDPYVPVIEPHGGSTMHLESIQLTPNVLQEADCVLIITDHSAIDYDQIVQYAPLVVDTRNATKDVRQMREKIFKI